A single region of the Borrelia hermsii DAH genome encodes:
- a CDS encoding CoA-disulfide reductase, producing the protein MKIIIIGGTAAGTSAAAKAKRTNKGLNITIYEKTNTTSFGACGLPYFIGGFFDEPNNMIARTPEEFAQNGISVFTEHEVIKVDIKNNTLKVKNLKTQQIFNDTYDKLMIATGGNPIIPPISNIQLNNFYTLRNMKDGQEIRELFKKKDIKNIVIIGAGYIGIEMIEAAKTLDKNIRIIQLDKRILTESFDKEITNIMEEELIKNNVLLHTDEFAKSLIGKEKVEGIITNKSEYKADLVILSTGIKPATEFLEGQLETLKNGAIIINEYGETSAENIFSAGDCATVYNIISKKNDYIPLATTANKLGKVIGENLAGRRVPFKGTLGSASIKVLSLEAARTGLTEEAALRLGIKYKTIFIKDKNHTNYYPNQEDLYIKLIYNKETKEIIGAQIIGKNGAATRMHALSLAVYSKLTTNELGMMDFAYSPPFSKTWDALNIAGNAAK; encoded by the coding sequence ATGAAAATAATAATTATTGGCGGAACTGCTGCAGGAACTAGCGCTGCTGCAAAAGCCAAACGAACAAATAAAGGATTAAATATCACTATTTATGAGAAAACAAATACTACATCTTTTGGGGCTTGCGGACTACCATATTTCATTGGTGGCTTCTTTGATGAACCAAACAACATGATAGCTAGAACACCTGAGGAATTTGCACAAAATGGAATATCAGTATTCACTGAACATGAGGTCATTAAAGTCGACATAAAAAATAATACCCTTAAGGTAAAAAACCTTAAAACACAACAGATATTCAATGATACTTATGATAAATTAATGATTGCAACGGGAGGAAATCCTATCATTCCTCCAATTAGCAATATTCAACTAAATAACTTTTATACTCTAAGAAATATGAAAGACGGACAGGAAATAAGAGAACTTTTCAAGAAAAAAGACATAAAAAACATAGTAATAATAGGAGCTGGATATATTGGAATTGAAATGATCGAGGCTGCTAAAACTTTAGACAAAAATATAAGAATAATCCAACTAGACAAACGAATACTAACCGAATCATTCGATAAAGAAATAACTAATATAATGGAAGAAGAACTAATAAAAAACAATGTTTTACTCCACACAGATGAATTTGCAAAAAGCTTAATAGGAAAAGAAAAAGTTGAAGGAATTATTACAAATAAATCCGAATATAAGGCAGATCTTGTAATTCTCTCTACAGGAATAAAACCTGCTACTGAATTCTTAGAAGGTCAACTTGAGACCTTAAAAAATGGTGCAATAATTATCAATGAATATGGCGAAACCAGTGCAGAAAACATTTTCTCTGCAGGAGATTGCGCTACAGTTTACAATATTATAAGCAAGAAAAATGATTACATTCCCCTTGCAACAACAGCTAACAAATTAGGAAAGGTAATTGGTGAAAATCTAGCAGGAAGGCGCGTTCCTTTTAAAGGAACGCTAGGATCTGCGTCTATTAAAGTCCTATCTCTTGAAGCAGCCAGAACTGGTCTTACAGAAGAGGCCGCTTTAAGGCTTGGAATTAAATATAAAACAATATTTATAAAAGATAAAAATCATACAAATTATTATCCAAATCAAGAAGATTTGTATATTAAACTGATATACAATAAAGAAACAAAAGAAATCATTGGGGCACAAATAATTGGTAAAAATGGAGCTGCAACAAGAATGCACGCACTATCCCTTGCTGTTTATTCAAAACTTACAACAAATGAACTTGGAATGATGGATTTCGCATATTCTCCACCATTCTCAAAAACTTGGGATGCATTAAATATTGCGGGCAATGCAGCAAAATAA
- a CDS encoding L-cystine transporter has product MDTTIIYTLINIIIMLILIGFLYFLHKKHISFTKRLLIALGLGIVFGITMKYCYEPESTILKESIQWINILGIGYVRLIKMMVIPLILVSIISAIVKLTNSQDIWKMSLSVIFMLVFTAGIAAIIGICTSLSFKLTAEGLQPGVDEITRGKKLNQGLERLQETPITQKLSEIIPENIFSDMTGARPNSTIGIVIFAALVGIVALRVAKKNPESIEVFKQIISTAQDLTSGMIMLILKLTPYAILAMITKISATSDISSIMKLGKFALASYIAIGITILMHMSLIALNRLNPIIFIKKAWPVLTFAFISRSSAATIPVNVEVQTKQLGVSEGIANLSSAFGTSIGQNGCAALHPAMLAIMIAPTQGINPTEPLFLLQLIGLIIITSFGAAGAGGGATISSLMVLSSMNLPVELVGLLISIEPLIDMGRTSVNVSGAMIAGIITAKNLNQLDINIYNNQNEIEK; this is encoded by the coding sequence ATGGACACAACAATAATATACACACTAATAAATATTATAATCATGCTTATATTAATAGGATTTCTATATTTTCTACATAAAAAACACATCTCATTTACAAAAAGACTATTGATAGCCCTAGGATTAGGAATAGTCTTTGGTATAACTATGAAATATTGTTATGAACCAGAATCAACAATATTAAAAGAGAGTATTCAGTGGATTAATATCTTAGGCATAGGATATGTAAGACTTATTAAAATGATGGTAATACCACTCATACTTGTTTCAATAATATCGGCAATAGTAAAACTAACAAATAGCCAGGACATTTGGAAAATGAGTTTATCTGTAATATTCATGCTTGTATTCACAGCAGGAATTGCTGCAATAATTGGAATTTGTACATCTCTCTCCTTTAAATTAACAGCAGAAGGACTCCAACCTGGAGTAGATGAAATTACACGAGGCAAAAAACTAAATCAAGGTCTTGAACGCCTACAGGAAACCCCAATTACACAAAAACTATCAGAAATTATCCCTGAGAATATATTCTCAGATATGACAGGAGCAAGGCCAAACTCAACAATTGGAATAGTAATATTTGCTGCCTTAGTAGGAATCGTTGCTCTTAGGGTTGCCAAAAAAAACCCAGAATCAATAGAAGTTTTTAAACAAATAATATCCACAGCACAAGATTTAACCTCAGGAATGATAATGTTAATTTTAAAGTTAACACCTTATGCCATATTAGCAATGATTACAAAAATATCAGCAACAAGTGATATTTCAAGTATCATGAAACTTGGAAAATTTGCACTTGCATCTTATATTGCTATTGGTATTACAATTTTAATGCACATGTCACTAATTGCACTTAACAGGCTAAATCCAATTATCTTCATTAAAAAAGCATGGCCAGTCTTAACATTTGCATTCATATCTCGTTCTAGCGCAGCAACAATACCTGTTAATGTAGAAGTACAAACTAAACAATTAGGAGTCAGTGAGGGCATTGCAAATCTCTCAAGTGCATTTGGAACATCCATTGGACAAAATGGCTGCGCAGCTCTCCATCCTGCCATGCTAGCAATAATGATTGCTCCTACCCAAGGAATAAACCCAACAGAACCTTTATTCCTACTCCAACTTATAGGATTAATAATAATAACCTCATTTGGAGCAGCTGGAGCTGGAGGAGGTGCAACAATATCCTCTTTAATGGTTCTCTCATCAATGAACCTACCCGTTGAACTCGTTGGGCTACTAATATCTATTGAACCTTTAATTGACATGGGTAGAACATCTGTTAATGTAAGCGGCGCAATGATTGCAGGAATAATAACAGCCAAAAACCTTAATCAATTAGACATAAATATTTATAATAATCAAAACGAAATAGAAAAATAA
- a CDS encoding glucose-6-phosphate isomerase yields MLKYINLNKLKNFQELKQTNPEELKKTLSEDRIKEYDIKIEGHHVHYNYATKQINENHLRIFQNLSDEANLIEKYKEIIDGKNINISENRKVLHHLTRGQLGIEVTENNENMRKFFESELKRIFEFAKQVQNGTIKSTSGRVFKNVVQIGIGGSSLGPKALYTAIKNYAKKKNLHLMKAYFISNVDPDESEEILSKIDLQETLFIIVSKSGTTLETASNMQFLIKKLKDNGIKEYQKQIIIITSKGSMLALEQGYLEYFFMHDSIGGRFSPTSAVGLTLITLCFTENVTKEILKGAYEVDKKALNKNIKENAPLLAALISIYESNILNYSSNCIIAYSKAMENFYLHLQQLEMESNGKSVNRFGEKIDYKTVRIIWGGIGTDVQHSFFQMLHQGTEIVPMDFIGFSESQLKQDITLEGTSNNNKLKANLIAQIIALSCGKEDTNKNKNFKGERPSALIYSKELTPYTIGAILSHYENKVMFEGFLLNINSFDQEGVQLGKVIATKILKNNDLKDGIISSYDSLL; encoded by the coding sequence ATGCTTAAATACATTAACCTTAATAAACTTAAAAATTTTCAAGAATTAAAACAAACCAATCCCGAAGAACTAAAGAAGACTCTAAGCGAAGACAGAATAAAAGAATATGATATCAAGATAGAAGGACATCACGTACATTATAATTACGCTACAAAACAAATTAACGAAAATCACCTAAGAATATTTCAAAATTTAAGCGATGAAGCAAATCTAATAGAAAAATATAAAGAAATCATTGATGGTAAAAATATTAACATCAGCGAAAACAGAAAAGTTTTACACCATTTGACAAGAGGACAACTTGGCATAGAAGTCACAGAAAATAATGAAAATATGAGAAAATTTTTTGAAAGCGAGCTTAAAAGAATTTTTGAATTTGCAAAACAAGTCCAAAACGGCACAATTAAGAGCACAAGTGGAAGAGTATTTAAGAATGTGGTACAAATCGGAATTGGCGGATCGAGTCTTGGCCCAAAAGCGCTATACACCGCAATTAAAAATTATGCTAAGAAAAAAAATTTACATCTGATGAAAGCCTATTTTATTTCAAATGTTGACCCAGATGAATCAGAAGAAATCTTAAGTAAAATAGACCTTCAAGAAACCCTATTTATTATAGTATCAAAAAGCGGAACCACGCTAGAGACAGCATCTAATATGCAATTTTTAATTAAAAAATTAAAAGATAATGGAATCAAAGAATACCAAAAACAGATTATAATCATTACCTCAAAGGGAAGTATGCTAGCACTTGAACAGGGATATCTTGAATACTTCTTTATGCATGATTCAATTGGTGGAAGATTTTCACCAACATCGGCTGTTGGACTTACCCTAATTACTCTTTGCTTCACAGAAAACGTTACAAAAGAAATATTGAAAGGAGCTTATGAGGTTGATAAAAAAGCATTAAATAAAAATATAAAAGAAAATGCTCCTCTCCTAGCAGCACTAATTAGTATATACGAAAGTAATATCCTCAACTACAGCAGTAACTGTATTATTGCATATTCAAAAGCAATGGAAAACTTCTATCTTCATCTGCAGCAACTTGAAATGGAAAGCAATGGAAAAAGTGTAAACAGGTTTGGAGAAAAAATTGATTATAAAACAGTAAGAATAATTTGGGGGGGAATTGGAACAGATGTTCAACATTCATTCTTTCAAATGCTTCATCAAGGAACAGAGATAGTACCAATGGATTTCATAGGTTTTAGTGAGTCTCAACTAAAACAGGATATCACTCTAGAGGGAACATCAAACAATAATAAGCTAAAAGCAAATTTAATAGCCCAAATAATAGCATTATCTTGCGGCAAAGAAGATACAAATAAAAATAAAAACTTTAAAGGTGAGAGACCTTCTGCATTAATATATTCAAAAGAGCTTACACCTTATACAATAGGTGCAATACTATCCCACTATGAAAACAAGGTAATGTTTGAAGGATTCTTACTAAATATAAATTCATTCGACCAAGAAGGAGTTCAACTTGGCAAAGTCATTGCAACTAAAATTTTGAAGAACAATGACTTAAAAGACGGCATAATAAGCTCTTATGATAGCCTACTTTGA
- a CDS encoding ParB N-terminal domain-containing protein yields the protein MLIDLEQIKIKRRIRQNVGDTTTLKESIKKHGLIYPIIIDKNKNLVAGFRRYQVLKELGYKEVDVKVIPIEDKKTLLEIELDENNARKSFTKSEAETGEEQLKNYSEKNIIIRLLNLITFKIKKIFKRKK from the coding sequence ATGTTAATAGATTTAGAACAAATAAAAATTAAAAGACGAATCAGACAAAATGTAGGAGATACCACAACTCTTAAAGAAAGTATCAAAAAACATGGTTTAATTTATCCAATAATAATAGATAAAAATAAAAATCTAGTAGCTGGTTTTAGAAGATATCAAGTATTAAAAGAACTTGGGTATAAAGAAGTCGATGTCAAAGTAATCCCCATAGAAGATAAAAAAACTCTACTCGAAATTGAACTAGATGAGAACAATGCCAGAAAATCATTTACAAAAAGTGAAGCAGAGACAGGAGAAGAGCAATTAAAAAATTATTCAGAAAAAAATATAATTATAAGATTATTAAATCTTATAACATTTAAAATAAAAAAAATCTTTAAAAGAAAAAAATAA
- a CDS encoding penicillin-binding protein 1A: MLEGHNLKRINFSKKDNILIYLTYFTISFSIILLSITIAETINIQRDKKFGDVNPAIPSKLFDTNGRIITQFISDENRELLSLREMPNNLINTLLIREDLSFFFHRGFSLMGILRAAFNIALGRYFSGGSTLTQQLAKLLYTNQAKRSILRKLNEIWWAIQLEKKLSKYEILEKYLNKVYFGNGNYGVVAASKFFFNKRVKDINTAEAVLMIIQLPNAKLYSPFYNPEFAKKIQKAVLNQVSSNGIISPELAEAEFNEYWANYDWTRMADTSAISDKEDHAPYFSEYIRQRITKHLPAGANIYKDGYSIYTTLDLNAQKYANEVTQEMITKARKMYNSTKSSETLIINSEIVPVIDTISDLLGIRSTRVNGRQYKKLRTRKFYEDNIDLIASFAAILGIDKIDKATREYTINNTTNPNLIVQPEGAFIALDTATGAIKAMVGGSGYRKGSEFNRATQAKIQPGSAFKALYFSAAIDLKKITAATMFSDSPVAFFNQEGEVYAPENYGGKWRGNVLTRKALALSLNIPSLRILDILGFENAIKYSAKLLGIKDQNEINKTFPKVYPLALGVISTSPIQMARAFAILGNNGKEIEPYGIKYIEDRNGKVIANVESETLTAIKNKGANAQIISPQTAYIMTDMMKSTIQYGTLANQRYTNLKDFKSDIAGKSGTTQNWADGWAIGYSPYITTALWVGFDKKGYSLGTAGTGTGIAGPSWGKFMAEYHKHLPKKVFIRPKGIVNVQVQSETGLLPEGVPNETTINEIFIAGTQPFEKSRYYENKSEFLNKMEFNVYGIDKIDDNDELNIEINEFEYLMDDFNQLNEIDNKIEPENDINETNNSNPDSNLETENNKANVNHDMPDIRIDNTINNTRTDDNIDIDDNINIDYNIDTDDTDKNNTDKDNNTEIKENEHKDNTDKESSITDYNEQIDENEQKDVNGDNIQLD; encoded by the coding sequence ATGTTAGAAGGACATAATTTGAAAAGGATTAACTTTAGTAAAAAAGATAACATACTCATTTATCTAACATATTTTACTATTAGTTTCTCTATTATTTTGCTATCAATTACGATAGCTGAAACTATAAACATTCAAAGAGATAAAAAATTTGGTGACGTAAACCCTGCTATACCGTCAAAACTTTTTGACACCAATGGCAGGATAATAACACAATTTATATCTGATGAGAATAGAGAACTACTCTCTTTAAGAGAAATGCCTAATAACTTAATAAATACACTTTTAATACGCGAAGATCTTAGCTTTTTCTTCCACAGAGGCTTCTCACTCATGGGCATTTTGAGAGCTGCTTTTAATATTGCTCTTGGAAGATATTTCTCAGGGGGAAGTACTTTAACGCAACAATTAGCAAAGCTTCTCTATACCAACCAAGCAAAACGATCGATCTTAAGGAAACTAAATGAAATTTGGTGGGCCATACAACTTGAAAAAAAACTATCAAAATATGAAATACTTGAGAAATATCTAAATAAAGTCTATTTTGGAAACGGAAATTACGGAGTGGTAGCAGCTTCAAAATTCTTTTTCAACAAAAGAGTCAAAGATATTAACACTGCAGAAGCTGTTTTAATGATTATACAACTACCAAACGCAAAACTTTATTCACCATTTTATAATCCAGAATTCGCTAAAAAAATACAAAAGGCAGTATTAAATCAAGTATCATCTAATGGAATTATAAGTCCTGAACTAGCTGAGGCAGAATTTAATGAGTACTGGGCAAACTACGACTGGACTCGTATGGCAGATACATCAGCTATCTCTGATAAAGAGGATCATGCACCTTATTTCTCAGAATACATAAGACAAAGAATAACTAAACATCTCCCAGCCGGAGCAAACATATACAAAGACGGATACTCAATATACACAACACTTGATCTTAATGCGCAAAAATATGCAAATGAAGTTACTCAAGAAATGATTACAAAAGCAAGAAAAATGTATAATTCTACCAAATCATCTGAGACGCTAATAATTAACTCGGAAATAGTGCCAGTAATTGATACAATATCTGATTTGCTTGGAATAAGAAGCACCAGAGTAAACGGCAGACAATATAAAAAATTAAGAACAAGAAAATTTTACGAGGATAATATTGATTTAATTGCAAGCTTTGCAGCAATATTAGGTATTGATAAAATAGACAAAGCAACAAGAGAATACACAATTAACAATACAACAAATCCAAATTTAATTGTACAACCAGAAGGTGCATTCATAGCACTAGATACCGCAACAGGAGCAATTAAAGCAATGGTTGGGGGAAGTGGATATAGAAAGGGAAGCGAATTTAACAGAGCAACTCAAGCAAAAATACAACCTGGGAGTGCATTTAAAGCCTTATACTTCTCAGCAGCTATTGATCTGAAAAAAATAACAGCTGCAACAATGTTTTCAGATTCTCCAGTAGCCTTTTTCAATCAAGAAGGAGAAGTTTATGCCCCTGAGAACTACGGAGGAAAATGGAGAGGAAATGTATTAACACGTAAAGCACTAGCTTTATCTTTAAATATTCCCTCTCTTAGAATACTCGACATATTAGGATTTGAAAATGCAATTAAATATTCTGCTAAATTATTAGGAATAAAAGATCAAAATGAAATAAACAAAACTTTTCCTAAAGTATATCCCCTTGCGCTCGGTGTCATATCAACATCTCCCATACAAATGGCAAGAGCATTCGCAATTTTGGGAAATAATGGCAAAGAAATAGAACCATATGGAATTAAATACATTGAAGATAGGAACGGAAAAGTAATAGCAAATGTAGAATCTGAAACACTAACAGCAATCAAAAACAAAGGAGCTAATGCACAAATAATATCTCCTCAAACTGCCTATATTATGACAGACATGATGAAATCAACAATACAATACGGAACATTAGCAAATCAAAGATATACAAACCTTAAAGACTTCAAATCTGACATTGCAGGAAAATCAGGAACCACTCAAAACTGGGCCGACGGATGGGCAATAGGATATTCACCCTACATAACAACAGCTTTGTGGGTTGGCTTCGATAAAAAGGGATATTCATTAGGAACTGCTGGAACAGGAACAGGCATTGCTGGTCCTAGCTGGGGCAAATTTATGGCAGAATACCATAAGCACTTACCTAAAAAAGTCTTCATAAGACCTAAAGGAATAGTCAATGTGCAAGTACAATCAGAAACAGGACTATTACCAGAAGGAGTACCTAATGAAACAACAATAAATGAAATATTCATTGCAGGTACTCAACCATTCGAAAAGTCAAGATACTACGAAAATAAATCTGAATTTTTAAACAAAATGGAATTTAATGTTTATGGAATTGATAAAATAGATGACAATGATGAATTAAACATTGAGATTAATGAATTTGAATATCTTATGGATGACTTTAACCAACTAAATGAAATAGACAATAAAATAGAACCTGAGAATGATATCAATGAAACTAACAATAGTAATCCAGATAGTAATTTAGAAACTGAGAATAATAAAGCAAATGTGAATCATGATATGCCAGATATAAGAATAGACAATACTATCAATAACACAAGGACAGATGATAATATTGATATAGACGATAATATTAATATAGACTATAATATTGATACAGATGATACGGATAAAAATAATACAGATAAAGACAACAATACAGAAATTAAAGAAAATGAACATAAAGATAATACAGATAAAGAAAGCTCTATTACTGATTACAATGAACAAATTGATGAAAATGAGCAAAAAGATGTAAATGGAGACAATATTCAATTGGATTAA
- the plzA gene encoding c-di-GMP-binding receptor PlzA has translation MFLSRKIKDYEVKYKGKEIKMSTEINSFLNIRNSVEMRVGTYVASGVIYSISMSAIKLILQDDKVLPVLAQNGNSGNIQLKSFDNVGDNSFFIPSLVVKLVNTSSYSVQDKEYNLLTLDFLSPLSEEVAVKIGKLLDLKLGQNQRIHERIIIDKDSIRKLNLSSDKAFIKVNGVKHKCLIKDMSYGGALLISYFDYEGMDESNPDLTLSFDIADKEVSIVGKARNLSVIQTPNGKVLALGVAFCEEKIPLAYTMLIHDYFN, from the coding sequence ATGTTTTTGTCTCGAAAAATAAAAGATTATGAAGTTAAGTATAAGGGTAAAGAAATTAAGATGAGTACTGAAATCAACAGTTTCCTTAATATTAGAAATTCTGTTGAAATGAGAGTTGGTACTTATGTAGCAAGTGGTGTAATCTATTCTATTTCTATGAGTGCTATTAAGCTTATTTTACAGGATGATAAAGTTTTACCTGTTTTGGCACAAAATGGAAATTCAGGCAATATTCAGCTTAAGAGCTTTGATAATGTTGGTGATAATTCTTTTTTTATTCCTTCTTTAGTCGTTAAGTTGGTAAATACATCTTCTTATTCCGTTCAAGATAAGGAGTATAATTTGCTGACTCTAGATTTTTTATCTCCCCTCTCAGAAGAGGTTGCAGTTAAAATTGGCAAATTGCTTGATTTGAAGCTTGGACAGAATCAAAGAATTCATGAGCGTATTATTATTGATAAGGATTCAATTAGAAAACTTAATCTTAGTTCTGATAAAGCTTTTATTAAAGTTAATGGCGTTAAGCATAAATGCTTGATTAAAGATATGTCTTATGGAGGTGCACTTTTAATATCTTATTTTGATTATGAGGGAATGGATGAGAGTAATCCTGATTTAACTTTAAGTTTTGATATTGCAGACAAGGAAGTATCTATTGTGGGTAAGGCAAGAAATTTGAGTGTTATTCAAACTCCTAATGGTAAGGTTTTAGCTTTAGGTGTTGCATTCTGCGAGGAAAAGATTCCCCTTGCTTATACTATGTTAATCCATGATTATTTTAATTAG
- a CDS encoding tetratricopeptide repeat protein yields MLKNIVYISLPEDFTSQIKDFIFDPKILLPVEVGDVQHFSQDELNFEAVMSAILKISAYDQGNVNFPYYKKLLLALNPNIVNMLIHVGLTKIDEGDYNLALEIFLALKGIDGENEVLLSNLALLYEKMAENFLRVDQNVEAMTSNQNALKIYERLLELESPNENVFANAGFFFVKQYKLDRAQELLRHYLRISNNLKLKSKVSEVLDAIGVHKSLALNLERIYDLIILSKEDEAISELVKLLEYHEGSWNAWFLLGWGYRRKGFYSEAKDAFLKVLSIDSKNVDAMNELAICFMELVEFNDSLEYLLKALKLEPDNIKIISNLGILHLKMERSKEAREYFEIVLEYDSSDPIALKYLELLDS; encoded by the coding sequence ATGCTTAAAAATATTGTTTATATTTCTCTTCCAGAAGATTTTACAAGTCAAATTAAAGATTTTATATTTGATCCTAAGATACTTTTACCTGTCGAGGTTGGTGATGTTCAACATTTTTCTCAAGATGAACTTAATTTTGAGGCTGTTATGTCTGCAATTCTTAAGATCTCAGCTTATGATCAAGGTAATGTTAATTTCCCTTATTATAAAAAGCTTCTATTAGCTTTAAATCCGAATATTGTTAATATGCTTATTCATGTTGGACTTACTAAGATTGATGAGGGCGATTACAACTTGGCTCTTGAGATTTTTTTGGCATTAAAAGGTATTGATGGTGAGAATGAGGTTCTTCTTTCTAATTTGGCATTATTATATGAGAAAATGGCTGAAAACTTCTTAAGGGTTGATCAAAATGTAGAGGCTATGACTAGTAATCAAAATGCTTTAAAGATTTATGAGAGACTTTTAGAACTTGAAAGTCCAAATGAAAATGTGTTTGCAAATGCTGGTTTTTTCTTTGTTAAACAATACAAATTAGACAGGGCACAAGAATTGCTTAGGCATTATTTGAGAATTTCTAATAATTTAAAATTAAAAAGTAAGGTAAGTGAGGTTTTAGATGCTATAGGAGTTCATAAAAGTTTAGCCTTAAATCTTGAGAGAATATATGATTTGATAATTTTATCAAAGGAAGATGAAGCTATTTCTGAACTTGTTAAACTTTTAGAATATCATGAAGGTTCTTGGAATGCTTGGTTCTTGCTTGGATGGGGATATAGAAGAAAGGGGTTTTACTCTGAGGCAAAAGATGCTTTTCTTAAAGTTTTGTCTATTGATTCTAAGAATGTCGATGCTATGAACGAGCTTGCAATCTGTTTTATGGAACTTGTTGAGTTTAATGATAGTCTTGAGTATTTACTTAAAGCTTTAAAGCTTGAACCTGATAATATCAAAATTATTTCAAATCTTGGAATTCTTCATTTAAAGATGGAGCGCAGTAAAGAGGCTAGAGAATATTTTGAAATAGTTCTTGAATATGATTCAAGTGATCCTATTGCCCTTAAATATTTGGAACTATTGGATAGTTAA
- a CDS encoding L-threonylcarbamoyladenylate synthase — translation MKTEIIEQSEIEKAAKFIRTGELVVFPTETVYGIGANAYNDDAVRMIFLVKKRPITNPLIVHVESIEKINELVEHIPKSALILMQKFTPGPLTFILKNAGKISNLISGGLESIAVRIPSEPVALKLIKISGVPIAAPSANLSRRPSATNFKMAIKELDGLVKGIIKKNEESKIGIESTVIGFDLKGNISILRPGSITKEMIERELKGEFRVEYSVGKEMLSKSPGNLLEHYRPRIPVYLFKQKDNIRCYASRQDTKVLITRDTFKSYWFNGFWNMNNICVFNTLEEYAKNIYKVFVESEKEYKQILAEFVDNNQLGYSINNRLKKASLNKFIF, via the coding sequence ATGAAAACAGAGATCATAGAACAATCAGAGATAGAAAAAGCGGCAAAATTTATAAGAACAGGAGAATTAGTAGTATTTCCTACAGAAACAGTATATGGAATTGGGGCTAATGCATACAATGATGACGCTGTACGAATGATTTTTCTAGTAAAGAAGCGCCCTATCACAAATCCTTTAATAGTGCATGTTGAATCAATAGAAAAGATAAATGAACTTGTCGAACATATACCAAAAAGTGCACTAATTCTAATGCAAAAATTCACTCCAGGCCCCCTAACATTTATACTAAAGAATGCAGGTAAAATATCCAACCTCATAAGCGGGGGACTTGAGAGCATAGCAGTCAGAATACCATCAGAACCTGTAGCTTTAAAGTTAATAAAAATAAGCGGAGTTCCAATAGCAGCACCATCAGCAAATTTGTCAAGACGTCCCAGCGCCACTAATTTTAAAATGGCAATCAAAGAACTTGACGGTCTAGTTAAGGGAATCATCAAAAAAAATGAAGAGTCAAAAATTGGCATAGAATCAACCGTTATAGGATTCGATCTTAAAGGAAATATATCAATACTAAGACCAGGCTCAATCACAAAAGAAATGATAGAGAGAGAACTTAAGGGGGAATTTAGAGTCGAATATTCAGTAGGAAAGGAAATGCTCTCTAAATCACCTGGAAACTTACTAGAACATTACAGACCACGAATCCCTGTTTATCTATTTAAGCAAAAAGATAATATAAGATGCTATGCCTCAAGGCAAGATACAAAAGTACTCATTACGAGAGATACTTTTAAATCATACTGGTTTAACGGATTTTGGAATATGAATAATATTTGTGTTTTTAACACATTAGAAGAATATGCAAAAAACATTTACAAAGTATTTGTAGAATCTGAGAAAGAATATAAACAAATACTTGCTGAATTTGTGGATAACAATCAACTTGGATACTCAATTAATAATAGACTTAAGAAAGCCAGTCTGAATAAATTTATTTTTTAA